The following are encoded in a window of Strix aluco isolate bStrAlu1 chromosome 15, bStrAlu1.hap1, whole genome shotgun sequence genomic DNA:
- the UBN1 gene encoding ubinuclein-1 isoform X5, translating to MTEPHRVSFTTLHGPLSSSFLKRSRKDDGEQPQDSEPAATAVRITLTLFEPDHKRCPEFFYPDLLKSSRGKVKGGSSGDKKKDPADPFNDDEKERHKVEALARKFEEKYGGKRRRKDRIQDLIDMGYGYDESDSFIDNSEAYDELVPASLTTKYGGFYINSGTLQFRQASESEDDYVKEKKKKCPKKRKLKDGGEKMKKKKKDDSYDKEKKSKKSKFPKAGFTALNASKEKKKKKYSGALSVKEMLKKFQKEKDAQKKKDEEQKVATPSPAEPAAPREAEGMPDPLLSLFGHASDNDLLQAATAMDSLTDLELERLLSESPEGSPFPDVEDGSDPMGMGLEQEFKQPPSLPEGLPAPLEKRIKELAQAARAAEGEGKQRFFTQDINNIILDIELQTRELNSQIRSGVYAHLAAFFPCSKDTLVKRARKLYLYEQGGRLKEPLQKLKEAIGRAMPEQLAKYQEEFQAHTQAKFAKMLEEEKDKDQRDRVCSDDEEDEEKGGKRVMGPRKKFQWNDEIRELLCHLVKIKLDGYDLDKNKAQSLEDYVKTFLDGEVKPLWPKGWMQARTLFKESRRVHGHLTSVLAKKKVIAPAKVKVKESSCKPDKKMSVSVPSMPSSSTLTLSSEPQGGALGISAQTRELLSLGTAQAASSTGTPATFMDDSLDEDLIHNPTSSLEAVSKELAVLNSRAGGSPDFTLPGAPKAPPEKIPTLASSEEKRTFPKSNPSPTSSSGSLQSPLNFLAEQALALGQSSQDKKTENSNYKELSCQASPSKIIPDAHQTKQKHHSLVRPSHGPQTSTPVPGSQVKVFHSGSQLQKTFTSPAPFVKLQNPKSSSPLPQRSLLQQVKSSTKAQSFHSSASPGSTQNSSSSHKSPGSSSSSLSYTGKHSSGSSSSGQSYKSPFVSGSLSKHGASSSSSSSGASANQSCSSGSLLPSVQTPSSGQASSRPSSSSSVKKTPVSQKLTLVAPPGGSNGDSSGGTQGVAKLLTSSLKPAVVSSTASSTSVPKGTSGAVLLTSSSSLSVLAPSYKSSNPKLPAALSSTPLGIISPIHSFPLHVISFSSDSSPKAGVSKDAIVTGPAPGTFHHGLGHNASQLHGKGSNAQQRKL from the exons ATGACAGAGCCCCACAGGGTTTCGTTCACCACTCTCCACGGTCCACTGAGCAGCAGCTTCTTGAAAAGGTCTCGGAAAGatgatggagagcagccccaggaCTCTGAACCGGCTGCGACAGCTGTTCGCATCACACTTACTCTCTTTGAGCCGGATCACAAACGTTGTCCAGAATTTTTCTACCCAGATCTTCTGAAGAGTTCTCGAGGGAAAGTAAAAGGTGGTTCTTCAGGAGACAAG AAGAAAGACCCTGCTGATCCCTTTAATGATGATGAAAAGGAAAGGCATAAAGTGGAGGCTCTTGCTAGgaagtttgaagaaaaatat GGTGGCAAGAGACGTAGAAAGGACCGTATTCAGGACTTGATTGACATGGGGTATGGCTACGATGAATCTGACTCCTTCATCGATAACTCTGAAGCT TACGATGAGCTTGTTCCAGCTTCTCTTACTACAAAGTATGGAGGGTTTTACATCAACTCAGGAACGCTGCAGTTTCGGCAAGCATCTGAATCTGAAGATGACtatgttaaagagaaaaagaagaagtgTCCCAAG AAGCGGAAATTGAAAGATGGAggtgaaaaaatgaagaagaagaagaaagatgattcttacgacaaggaaaagaaatccaaaaagtCCAAGTTTCCAAAAGCTgg CTTTACAGCGTTAAATGCAAgtaaggagaagaagaagaagaagtaCTCTGGTGCTCTTAGTGTCAAGGAGATGCTGAAGAAGTTTCAGAAGGAGAAGGatgctcagaagaaaaaagatgaggagCAGAAAGTGGCGACTCCTTCACCGGCAGAACCGGCAGCCCCGAGGGAGGCAGAGGGGATGCCTGACCCTTTGCTCTCGCTCTTCGGCCATGCCAGCGATAACGACCTGCTTCAGGCAGCGACAGCTATGGACTCATTAACGGACCTAGAGCTGGAGCGGCTCCTCAGTGAATCCCCAGAAGGGAGCCCCTTTCCTGATGTGGAGGATGGGAGCGATCCGATGGGGATGGGCTTGGAGCAGGAGTTCAAGCAGCCGCCGTCCCTCCCGGAAGGCCTGCCCGCCCCTTTGGAGAAACGCATCAAAGAACTGGCTCAG GCTGCCAGAGCTGCAGAGGGAGAAGGCAAACAGAGATTCTTCACTCAGGATATCAACAACATCATATTGGA CATAGAGCTGCAGACGCGGGAGCTGAACAGCCAGATCCGCTCAGGGGTGTATGCCCACCTGGCTGCTTTCTTCCCGTGCAGTAAGGACACTCTGGTCAAGCGTGCCCGTAAGCTTTATCTCTACGAGCAG GGTGGCCGATTGAAGGAACCTCTGCAGAAGCTGAAGGAAGCCATTGGAAGGGCCATGCCAGAGCAGTTGGCCAAGTACCAGGAGGAATTCCAAGCCCATACTCAGGCCAAGTTTGCCAA gATGCTGGAAGAGGAAAAGGACAAAGATCAGCGAGATCGAGTTTGTTCTGATgatgaggaggatgaagaaaaaggagggaagcGTGTCATGGGACCGCGAAAGAAATTTCAATGGAATGATGAAATCAG GGAGCTGCTTTGCCACTTGGTGAAGATTAAGTTGGATGGTTATGACCTTGACAAGAATAAGGCTCAGTCTCTAGAGGATTATGTGAAGACCTTCCTAGATGGCGAGGTGAAGCCCCTTTGGCCGAAAGGCTGGATGCAGGCCAG GACACTGTTTAAGGAGAGCAGGCGTGTACATGGACACCTCACATCAGTCCT GGCGAAGAAGAAAGTTATAGCTCCTGCTAAGGTGAAAGTGAAG GAATCTTCCTGCAAGCCAGATAAAAAGATGTCGGTTTCTGTTCCTTCAATGCCCTCAAGCAGCACCTTAACTCTGTCTTCAGAGCCCCAGGGAGGAGCTCTGGGCATCAGTGCCCAAACCAGAGAACTCTTGTCCCTTGGGACAGCCcaagcagccagcagcactggcACTCCTGCTACCTTCATGGATGACTCCTTGGATGAGGACTTAATTCATAATCCCACTTCCTCCCTCGAAGCAGTTTCCAAGGAACTGGCTGTGCTGaacagcagagcaggagggagccCTGACTTTACTCTTCCCGGAGCTCCAAAAGCTCCACCAGAGAAGATCCCAACTCTTGCATCCTCAGAGGAGAAGAGGACATTTCCAAAGTCCAACCCTTCCCCTACATCATCCTCTGGTTCCCTCCAGTCTCCTCTAAATTTCCTGGCTGAGCAGGCCCTGGCATTGGGCCAGTCCTCTCAAGACAAAAAGACAGAGAACTCGAATTACAAAGAACTTTCCTGCCAAGCCTCCCCCAGCAAAATCATTCCTGACGCACACCAGACTAAACAGAAACACCACAGCCTGGTCCGGCCAAGCCACGGGCCTCAGACCTCCACCCCAGTGCCGGGTTCTCAGGTGAAGGTCTTTCACTCAGGCAGCCAGCTACAGAAAACCTTCACCTCCCCGGCTCCGTTTGTCAAACTGCAGAATCCCAAGTCCTCCTCCCCACTGCCCCAgcgctccctcctccagcaggtCAAGTCATCAACCAAAGCTCAGAGCTTCCATTCCTCTGCATCACCAGGCAGCACCCAaaactccagcagctcccacaaGAGCCCAGGCTCATCCTCATCATCTCTCAGCTACACAGGAAAGCACTCAAGTGGCTCTAGCTCTTCAGGACAATCTTACAAATCGCCCTTTGTTTCTGGTTCCCTCTCCAAGCACGGGGCTTCTTCCAGCAGCTCCTCATCTGGAGCTTCTGCAAACCAGAGCTGCTCTTCTGGGAGCTTGCTGCCCAGTGTGCAGACCCCTTCCTCGGGCCAGGCCTCCAGCCGCCCCTCGTCAAGCTCCTCAGTGAAGAAGACGCCTGTTTCGCAGAAGCTGACTCTGGTGGCACCTCCTGGAGGTTCAAATGGAGATTCTAGTGGGGGCACTCAAGGGGTGGCCAAATTGCTGACCTCCTCCTTAAAGCCAGCTGTTGTTAGCAGCACTGCATCTTCTACCTCTGTGCCG aAAGGAACTAGTGGAGCTGTGCTGCTAACGAGTTCTTCCTCCTTAAGTGTACTGGCTCCATCCTACAAGTCCAGCAATCCAAAGCTGCCAGCTGCCCTGAGCTCCACCCCGTTAGGTATTATCTCTCCTATTCATTCCTTCCCTCTTCATGTCATCTCCTTCAGTTCAGACTCCTCCCCAAAAGCAGGAGTATCAAAGGATGCAATAGTTACGGGACCTGCTCCAGGAACTTTCCACCATGGCCTTGGCCACA atgctTCTCAGCTTCACGGCAAAGGGTCCAATGCACAGCAGCGCAAGTTGTGA
- the UBN1 gene encoding ubinuclein-1 isoform X3, with protein MTEPHRVSFTTLHGPLSSSFLKRSRKDDGEQPQDSEPAATAVRITLTLFEPDHKRCPEFFYPDLLKSSRGKVKGGSSGDKKKDPADPFNDDEKERHKVEALARKFEEKYGGKRRRKDRIQDLIDMGYGYDESDSFIDNSEAYDELVPASLTTKYGGFYINSGTLQFRQASESEDDYVKEKKKKCPKKRKLKDGGEKMKKKKKDDSYDKEKKSKKSKFPKAGFTALNASKEKKKKKYSGALSVKEMLKKFQKEKDAQKKKDEEQKVATPSPAEPAAPREAEGMPDPLLSLFGHASDNDLLQAATAMDSLTDLELERLLSESPEGSPFPDVEDGSDPMGMGLEQEFKQPPSLPEGLPAPLEKRIKELAQAARAAEGEGKQRFFTQDINNIILDIELQTRELNSQIRSGVYAHLAAFFPCSKDTLVKRARKLYLYEQGGRLKEPLQKLKEAIGRAMPEQLAKYQEEFQAHTQAKFAKMLEEEKDKDQRDRVCSDDEEDEEKGGKRVMGPRKKFQWNDEIRELLCHLVKIKLDGYDLDKNKAQSLEDYVKTFLDGEVKPLWPKGWMQARTLFKESRRVHGHLTSVLAKKKVIAPAKVKVKESSCKPDKKMSVSVPSMPSSSTLTLSSEPQGGALGISAQTRELLSLGTAQAASSTGTPATFMDDSLDEDLIHNPTSSLEAVSKELAVLNSRAGGSPDFTLPGAPKAPPEKIPTLASSEEKRTFPKSNPSPTSSSGSLQSPLNFLAEQALALGQSSQDKKTENSNYKELSCQASPSKIIPDAHQTKQKHHSLVRPSHGPQTSTPVPGSQVKVFHSGSQLQKTFTSPAPFVKLQNPKSSSPLPQRSLLQQVKSSTKAQSFHSSASPGSTQNSSSSHKSPGSSSSSLSYTGKHSSGSSSSGQSYKSPFVSGSLSKHGASSSSSSSGASANQSCSSGSLLPSVQTPSSGQASSRPSSSSSVKKTPVSQKLTLVAPPGGSNGDSSGGTQGVAKLLTSSLKPAVVSSTASSTSVPKGTSGAVLLTSSSSLSVLAPSYKSSNPKLPAALSSTPLGIISPIHSFPLHVISFSSDSSPKAGVSKDAIVTGPAPGTFHHGLGHSLLAGLHSSPHHAAPLPHSALSTHLPQSLPDASQLHGKGSNAQQRKL; from the exons ATGACAGAGCCCCACAGGGTTTCGTTCACCACTCTCCACGGTCCACTGAGCAGCAGCTTCTTGAAAAGGTCTCGGAAAGatgatggagagcagccccaggaCTCTGAACCGGCTGCGACAGCTGTTCGCATCACACTTACTCTCTTTGAGCCGGATCACAAACGTTGTCCAGAATTTTTCTACCCAGATCTTCTGAAGAGTTCTCGAGGGAAAGTAAAAGGTGGTTCTTCAGGAGACAAG AAGAAAGACCCTGCTGATCCCTTTAATGATGATGAAAAGGAAAGGCATAAAGTGGAGGCTCTTGCTAGgaagtttgaagaaaaatat GGTGGCAAGAGACGTAGAAAGGACCGTATTCAGGACTTGATTGACATGGGGTATGGCTACGATGAATCTGACTCCTTCATCGATAACTCTGAAGCT TACGATGAGCTTGTTCCAGCTTCTCTTACTACAAAGTATGGAGGGTTTTACATCAACTCAGGAACGCTGCAGTTTCGGCAAGCATCTGAATCTGAAGATGACtatgttaaagagaaaaagaagaagtgTCCCAAG AAGCGGAAATTGAAAGATGGAggtgaaaaaatgaagaagaagaagaaagatgattcttacgacaaggaaaagaaatccaaaaagtCCAAGTTTCCAAAAGCTgg CTTTACAGCGTTAAATGCAAgtaaggagaagaagaagaagaagtaCTCTGGTGCTCTTAGTGTCAAGGAGATGCTGAAGAAGTTTCAGAAGGAGAAGGatgctcagaagaaaaaagatgaggagCAGAAAGTGGCGACTCCTTCACCGGCAGAACCGGCAGCCCCGAGGGAGGCAGAGGGGATGCCTGACCCTTTGCTCTCGCTCTTCGGCCATGCCAGCGATAACGACCTGCTTCAGGCAGCGACAGCTATGGACTCATTAACGGACCTAGAGCTGGAGCGGCTCCTCAGTGAATCCCCAGAAGGGAGCCCCTTTCCTGATGTGGAGGATGGGAGCGATCCGATGGGGATGGGCTTGGAGCAGGAGTTCAAGCAGCCGCCGTCCCTCCCGGAAGGCCTGCCCGCCCCTTTGGAGAAACGCATCAAAGAACTGGCTCAG GCTGCCAGAGCTGCAGAGGGAGAAGGCAAACAGAGATTCTTCACTCAGGATATCAACAACATCATATTGGA CATAGAGCTGCAGACGCGGGAGCTGAACAGCCAGATCCGCTCAGGGGTGTATGCCCACCTGGCTGCTTTCTTCCCGTGCAGTAAGGACACTCTGGTCAAGCGTGCCCGTAAGCTTTATCTCTACGAGCAG GGTGGCCGATTGAAGGAACCTCTGCAGAAGCTGAAGGAAGCCATTGGAAGGGCCATGCCAGAGCAGTTGGCCAAGTACCAGGAGGAATTCCAAGCCCATACTCAGGCCAAGTTTGCCAA gATGCTGGAAGAGGAAAAGGACAAAGATCAGCGAGATCGAGTTTGTTCTGATgatgaggaggatgaagaaaaaggagggaagcGTGTCATGGGACCGCGAAAGAAATTTCAATGGAATGATGAAATCAG GGAGCTGCTTTGCCACTTGGTGAAGATTAAGTTGGATGGTTATGACCTTGACAAGAATAAGGCTCAGTCTCTAGAGGATTATGTGAAGACCTTCCTAGATGGCGAGGTGAAGCCCCTTTGGCCGAAAGGCTGGATGCAGGCCAG GACACTGTTTAAGGAGAGCAGGCGTGTACATGGACACCTCACATCAGTCCT GGCGAAGAAGAAAGTTATAGCTCCTGCTAAGGTGAAAGTGAAG GAATCTTCCTGCAAGCCAGATAAAAAGATGTCGGTTTCTGTTCCTTCAATGCCCTCAAGCAGCACCTTAACTCTGTCTTCAGAGCCCCAGGGAGGAGCTCTGGGCATCAGTGCCCAAACCAGAGAACTCTTGTCCCTTGGGACAGCCcaagcagccagcagcactggcACTCCTGCTACCTTCATGGATGACTCCTTGGATGAGGACTTAATTCATAATCCCACTTCCTCCCTCGAAGCAGTTTCCAAGGAACTGGCTGTGCTGaacagcagagcaggagggagccCTGACTTTACTCTTCCCGGAGCTCCAAAAGCTCCACCAGAGAAGATCCCAACTCTTGCATCCTCAGAGGAGAAGAGGACATTTCCAAAGTCCAACCCTTCCCCTACATCATCCTCTGGTTCCCTCCAGTCTCCTCTAAATTTCCTGGCTGAGCAGGCCCTGGCATTGGGCCAGTCCTCTCAAGACAAAAAGACAGAGAACTCGAATTACAAAGAACTTTCCTGCCAAGCCTCCCCCAGCAAAATCATTCCTGACGCACACCAGACTAAACAGAAACACCACAGCCTGGTCCGGCCAAGCCACGGGCCTCAGACCTCCACCCCAGTGCCGGGTTCTCAGGTGAAGGTCTTTCACTCAGGCAGCCAGCTACAGAAAACCTTCACCTCCCCGGCTCCGTTTGTCAAACTGCAGAATCCCAAGTCCTCCTCCCCACTGCCCCAgcgctccctcctccagcaggtCAAGTCATCAACCAAAGCTCAGAGCTTCCATTCCTCTGCATCACCAGGCAGCACCCAaaactccagcagctcccacaaGAGCCCAGGCTCATCCTCATCATCTCTCAGCTACACAGGAAAGCACTCAAGTGGCTCTAGCTCTTCAGGACAATCTTACAAATCGCCCTTTGTTTCTGGTTCCCTCTCCAAGCACGGGGCTTCTTCCAGCAGCTCCTCATCTGGAGCTTCTGCAAACCAGAGCTGCTCTTCTGGGAGCTTGCTGCCCAGTGTGCAGACCCCTTCCTCGGGCCAGGCCTCCAGCCGCCCCTCGTCAAGCTCCTCAGTGAAGAAGACGCCTGTTTCGCAGAAGCTGACTCTGGTGGCACCTCCTGGAGGTTCAAATGGAGATTCTAGTGGGGGCACTCAAGGGGTGGCCAAATTGCTGACCTCCTCCTTAAAGCCAGCTGTTGTTAGCAGCACTGCATCTTCTACCTCTGTGCCG aAAGGAACTAGTGGAGCTGTGCTGCTAACGAGTTCTTCCTCCTTAAGTGTACTGGCTCCATCCTACAAGTCCAGCAATCCAAAGCTGCCAGCTGCCCTGAGCTCCACCCCGTTAGGTATTATCTCTCCTATTCATTCCTTCCCTCTTCATGTCATCTCCTTCAGTTCAGACTCCTCCCCAAAAGCAGGAGTATCAAAGGATGCAATAGTTACGGGACCTGCTCCAGGAACTTTCCACCATGGCCTTGGCCACA GTCTTCTAGCTGGCTTGCACTCCAGCCCCCACCATGCAGCGCCACTCCCACATTCTGCCCTGTCCACTCATTTACCGCAAAGTTTGCCAG atgctTCTCAGCTTCACGGCAAAGGGTCCAATGCACAGCAGCGCAAGTTGTGA
- the UBN1 gene encoding ubinuclein-1 isoform X7, with translation MTEPHRVSFTTLHGPLSSSFLKRSRKDDGEQPQDSEPAATAVRITLTLFEPDHKRCPEFFYPDLLKSSRGKVKGGSSGDKKKDPADPFNDDEKERHKVEALARKFEEKYALSLWHDVICQVSKYGALGGKRRRKDRIQDLIDMGYGYDESDSFIDNSEAYDELVPASLTTKYGGFYINSGTLQFRQASESEDDYVKEKKKKCPKKRKLKDGGEKMKKKKKDDSYDKEKKSKKSKFPKAGFTALNASKEKKKKKYSGALSVKEMLKKFQKEKDAQKKKDEEQKVATPSPAEPAAPREAEGMPDPLLSLFGHASDNDLLQAATAMDSLTDLELERLLSESPEGSPFPDVEDGSDPMGMGLEQEFKQPPSLPEGLPAPLEKRIKELAQAARAAEGEGKQRFFTQDINNIILDIELQTRELNSQIRSGVYAHLAAFFPCSKDTLVKRARKLYLYEQGGRLKEPLQKLKEAIGRAMPEQLAKYQEEFQAHTQAKFAKMLEEEKDKDQRDRVCSDDEEDEEKGGKRVMGPRKKFQWNDEIRAKKKVIAPAKVKVKESSCKPDKKMSVSVPSMPSSSTLTLSSEPQGGALGISAQTRELLSLGTAQAASSTGTPATFMDDSLDEDLIHNPTSSLEAVSKELAVLNSRAGGSPDFTLPGAPKAPPEKIPTLASSEEKRTFPKSNPSPTSSSGSLQSPLNFLAEQALALGQSSQDKKTENSNYKELSCQASPSKIIPDAHQTKQKHHSLVRPSHGPQTSTPVPGSQVKVFHSGSQLQKTFTSPAPFVKLQNPKSSSPLPQRSLLQQVKSSTKAQSFHSSASPGSTQNSSSSHKSPGSSSSSLSYTGKHSSGSSSSGQSYKSPFVSGSLSKHGASSSSSSSGASANQSCSSGSLLPSVQTPSSGQASSRPSSSSSVKKTPVSQKLTLVAPPGGSNGDSSGGTQGVAKLLTSSLKPAVVSSTASSTSVPKGTSGAVLLTSSSSLSVLAPSYKSSNPKLPAALSSTPLGIISPIHSFPLHVISFSSDSSPKAGVSKDAIVTGPAPGTFHHGLGHSLLAGLHSSPHHAAPLPHSALSTHLPQSLPDASQLHGKGSNAQQRKL, from the exons ATGACAGAGCCCCACAGGGTTTCGTTCACCACTCTCCACGGTCCACTGAGCAGCAGCTTCTTGAAAAGGTCTCGGAAAGatgatggagagcagccccaggaCTCTGAACCGGCTGCGACAGCTGTTCGCATCACACTTACTCTCTTTGAGCCGGATCACAAACGTTGTCCAGAATTTTTCTACCCAGATCTTCTGAAGAGTTCTCGAGGGAAAGTAAAAGGTGGTTCTTCAGGAGACAAG AAGAAAGACCCTGCTGATCCCTTTAATGATGATGAAAAGGAAAGGCATAAAGTGGAGGCTCTTGCTAGgaagtttgaagaaaaatat gcCTTGTCGCTGTGGCATGATGTAATCTGTCAAGTCTCCAAGTACGGTGCTCTG GGTGGCAAGAGACGTAGAAAGGACCGTATTCAGGACTTGATTGACATGGGGTATGGCTACGATGAATCTGACTCCTTCATCGATAACTCTGAAGCT TACGATGAGCTTGTTCCAGCTTCTCTTACTACAAAGTATGGAGGGTTTTACATCAACTCAGGAACGCTGCAGTTTCGGCAAGCATCTGAATCTGAAGATGACtatgttaaagagaaaaagaagaagtgTCCCAAG AAGCGGAAATTGAAAGATGGAggtgaaaaaatgaagaagaagaagaaagatgattcttacgacaaggaaaagaaatccaaaaagtCCAAGTTTCCAAAAGCTgg CTTTACAGCGTTAAATGCAAgtaaggagaagaagaagaagaagtaCTCTGGTGCTCTTAGTGTCAAGGAGATGCTGAAGAAGTTTCAGAAGGAGAAGGatgctcagaagaaaaaagatgaggagCAGAAAGTGGCGACTCCTTCACCGGCAGAACCGGCAGCCCCGAGGGAGGCAGAGGGGATGCCTGACCCTTTGCTCTCGCTCTTCGGCCATGCCAGCGATAACGACCTGCTTCAGGCAGCGACAGCTATGGACTCATTAACGGACCTAGAGCTGGAGCGGCTCCTCAGTGAATCCCCAGAAGGGAGCCCCTTTCCTGATGTGGAGGATGGGAGCGATCCGATGGGGATGGGCTTGGAGCAGGAGTTCAAGCAGCCGCCGTCCCTCCCGGAAGGCCTGCCCGCCCCTTTGGAGAAACGCATCAAAGAACTGGCTCAG GCTGCCAGAGCTGCAGAGGGAGAAGGCAAACAGAGATTCTTCACTCAGGATATCAACAACATCATATTGGA CATAGAGCTGCAGACGCGGGAGCTGAACAGCCAGATCCGCTCAGGGGTGTATGCCCACCTGGCTGCTTTCTTCCCGTGCAGTAAGGACACTCTGGTCAAGCGTGCCCGTAAGCTTTATCTCTACGAGCAG GGTGGCCGATTGAAGGAACCTCTGCAGAAGCTGAAGGAAGCCATTGGAAGGGCCATGCCAGAGCAGTTGGCCAAGTACCAGGAGGAATTCCAAGCCCATACTCAGGCCAAGTTTGCCAA gATGCTGGAAGAGGAAAAGGACAAAGATCAGCGAGATCGAGTTTGTTCTGATgatgaggaggatgaagaaaaaggagggaagcGTGTCATGGGACCGCGAAAGAAATTTCAATGGAATGATGAAATCAG GGCGAAGAAGAAAGTTATAGCTCCTGCTAAGGTGAAAGTGAAG GAATCTTCCTGCAAGCCAGATAAAAAGATGTCGGTTTCTGTTCCTTCAATGCCCTCAAGCAGCACCTTAACTCTGTCTTCAGAGCCCCAGGGAGGAGCTCTGGGCATCAGTGCCCAAACCAGAGAACTCTTGTCCCTTGGGACAGCCcaagcagccagcagcactggcACTCCTGCTACCTTCATGGATGACTCCTTGGATGAGGACTTAATTCATAATCCCACTTCCTCCCTCGAAGCAGTTTCCAAGGAACTGGCTGTGCTGaacagcagagcaggagggagccCTGACTTTACTCTTCCCGGAGCTCCAAAAGCTCCACCAGAGAAGATCCCAACTCTTGCATCCTCAGAGGAGAAGAGGACATTTCCAAAGTCCAACCCTTCCCCTACATCATCCTCTGGTTCCCTCCAGTCTCCTCTAAATTTCCTGGCTGAGCAGGCCCTGGCATTGGGCCAGTCCTCTCAAGACAAAAAGACAGAGAACTCGAATTACAAAGAACTTTCCTGCCAAGCCTCCCCCAGCAAAATCATTCCTGACGCACACCAGACTAAACAGAAACACCACAGCCTGGTCCGGCCAAGCCACGGGCCTCAGACCTCCACCCCAGTGCCGGGTTCTCAGGTGAAGGTCTTTCACTCAGGCAGCCAGCTACAGAAAACCTTCACCTCCCCGGCTCCGTTTGTCAAACTGCAGAATCCCAAGTCCTCCTCCCCACTGCCCCAgcgctccctcctccagcaggtCAAGTCATCAACCAAAGCTCAGAGCTTCCATTCCTCTGCATCACCAGGCAGCACCCAaaactccagcagctcccacaaGAGCCCAGGCTCATCCTCATCATCTCTCAGCTACACAGGAAAGCACTCAAGTGGCTCTAGCTCTTCAGGACAATCTTACAAATCGCCCTTTGTTTCTGGTTCCCTCTCCAAGCACGGGGCTTCTTCCAGCAGCTCCTCATCTGGAGCTTCTGCAAACCAGAGCTGCTCTTCTGGGAGCTTGCTGCCCAGTGTGCAGACCCCTTCCTCGGGCCAGGCCTCCAGCCGCCCCTCGTCAAGCTCCTCAGTGAAGAAGACGCCTGTTTCGCAGAAGCTGACTCTGGTGGCACCTCCTGGAGGTTCAAATGGAGATTCTAGTGGGGGCACTCAAGGGGTGGCCAAATTGCTGACCTCCTCCTTAAAGCCAGCTGTTGTTAGCAGCACTGCATCTTCTACCTCTGTGCCG aAAGGAACTAGTGGAGCTGTGCTGCTAACGAGTTCTTCCTCCTTAAGTGTACTGGCTCCATCCTACAAGTCCAGCAATCCAAAGCTGCCAGCTGCCCTGAGCTCCACCCCGTTAGGTATTATCTCTCCTATTCATTCCTTCCCTCTTCATGTCATCTCCTTCAGTTCAGACTCCTCCCCAAAAGCAGGAGTATCAAAGGATGCAATAGTTACGGGACCTGCTCCAGGAACTTTCCACCATGGCCTTGGCCACA GTCTTCTAGCTGGCTTGCACTCCAGCCCCCACCATGCAGCGCCACTCCCACATTCTGCCCTGTCCACTCATTTACCGCAAAGTTTGCCAG atgctTCTCAGCTTCACGGCAAAGGGTCCAATGCACAGCAGCGCAAGTTGTGA